The genome window CCTCCACGTCCATCAGTATCCATCTTCTTCCTCCAAGGATTATTTTACCGTCCTCGTTTGTAAGCACAGGGTAATCCTTCAGCTGGTCTATCTGTTTTATCGCCTCTAAGTATTTCATTCTTAAGCTCCTAGCCTCCATGTTTTTACCGGCTTGCCCACGTTTGATACTATATAAGCATTTATTTTCAATATTTGTTATCGATTTTTTCTAGGAAGAGGGTAAGATGTAAGTATTTATATTCAGTGTCGTAAAATTTCTCGTGACAGTGTACGCTCTCGAGAATTCTAACGGTATCGCGGCCGGCATAGCTAGGGGTATAGGCGACAAGCTCGTACAGCTAGAATATAAGATTTTTCCTGACGGTGAGAGCTATGTAAGAGTCCCCCAAAAGCCAGAAGGCGTGGCGATTCTCGTCGCTTCTCTCTACCCGAACCCTGACAAGAGGATTTTCGAGCTACTAATGAGCGTCGAGGCTATCAAGGCGTTGAGTAACGAGCCTCTGATAGCTGTAGTCCCCTATATGGCTTATGCACGCCAGGATAAGAGATTCCTTGAAGGGGAGCCGATAAGCATAAGGGTTATCCTCAAGTCGCTTGAAACTCTTGGACTCGATGGTCTCGTCGTAGTAGATATTCATAAACCTTCCGTGCTCTCAGAGTATACTTCTATTCCATCGAGAAATGTCTTCATAGACAGGTTGATTGCGGAATACTTCCACCCTAAGATGAGGAACTCCGTCGTCCTTGCACCCGACGTTGGGGCCCTAGAGCGCGCCAAGAGAGTGGCAGCACACCTTGACGCGGAGTACGACTATCTCGTCAAGGAGCGTGACAGGGTCACGGGTGAGGTGAAAGCTATGCCTAAAAATCTCACCGTGGAGGAGAGAACCGTCTTGATAGTTGACGACATAATAAGCACAGGAGGGACAATGGCTCTTGCTGCCAGGACTGTTCTCTCCCAGGGAGCGGAAAAAGTCTATGCCGCTTGTACGCATGCTGTAATGGTGAGAGGGGCTCTTGACTTACTCATATCCTCTGGTATAAGCGAGGTGGCAGCCACCGACACTGTGCCGTCCCCCGTGTCTAAGATCTCTGTCGTTCCAGCTGCTGTGGAGGAGTTAAGATCCCTTCTTGAAGAACTCCTGTAGATCAGCGTTCTTTTTCTTAGACTCTTCCACACCTTCCCTCTTGTGTGCATCTTCTCTTGAAACGAGGAACCTGGTAATGTCTATGAAATCTTGAGGTTCGCTCCAGGCTGTGCTCCAATCCACATCTTTACCGCCTAGCTCGGTCTTGTAGAGGTCGGCGAAGCTGTAAATGTTTACTATTGCCGGGAAGGGGGCGGCAGCACCCGATACGAGTGCTTGTCCAACACTTAGGCTGGACAGGCCTTGAACAAGCTCTCCGACTATATCCTCCACGCTACTCATTATATGTCTCTGGTCCTCTGGGTTTGATGTTCTTAACGCAATTAGTGTACCACACTGAGCTAGCAGCGTTGGGCTTAGTTCTCTAGGCCTCTGGCTTACGACTCCCAGTCCCACTCCGAACTTTCTGCCTTCTTTTGCAATCTTCTCGATTATCTGCTTGGAAGGTACTTCTCGATCCTTAGGAGCGTATATATGTGCCTCCTCGAGTATAACTAAGATTGGGAGCACGCGCCCTGCCTGTACGTGGGCTGAGGCAACTCTCCATAAAGCCCTCAGTATCGTTGCAACAGTAGTAGTCTGGATCTCGCTTGGAAGCCCGCCAAGAGCTATAATCGTGGCCCCCTCGCTGAAGAGGGACTGGTAAATCTGAGCATATGCTCTTATGCTCTTGGAAGGCTCGTCTCCGGGAGTTCTTTTGTAAAGCTCCTCGGAAAGGACGGGAGATGTGATGAACTTTAACTCGGGGTCCTCTATAAGGCTTGCTATCTTCAACTTGAGGTCTATGGCAGAGTCATCTCTCGTCTTATCTCCACCTATACTGCTTAGCAGCTCCTGAGCCGTAAAGTGCAAGGGGTCATTCGGGGTAGCAAGGCTCCATTTTTGGCGTCTTAGCTTAAGCAATGCATCGCGGAGGTACAAGAGCTGTTTTGTTGCCCTGCTGTCAAGCTTGAGGATTTCTGCTATTTCTTCGAAGCCCAGTGTCCACAAGGGTACTTCTAGTGGTGAAGGCTCTATGCCGTACCTAACCTTCAGCATTTCAAGCATCTGGCCACTTGGAGAATATACTCGCACCTTTCCTGGGAAGAGATTTGTAAGAGGGATGTACTCGCTGTGGGTATCTATTACTAGGAGCCTTGGATGCTTATACCTCTCTAGAATTCTCGAAACCAAAACAGCAACCGTGTTAGACTTTCCTGAGCCAGTCATAGCGAGTATTGAAAAGTGTCGTGAGACAAGCATGTTGAGGTCAAGCGTAAAGCTAACTTCTAATGCTGACGCGAGACGTCCTATGTCCAGGTCAAATTTTGAAAGCAGACCGGCTAGTTCTTCAGTATCCGCGGTATATATCCTCTCACCGGGAGCCGGTAAGCTTTCAACGCCCTTGATGAGCTTGCCGTTGCGAGCATAGCCGATAACGATGGCCGTTACCTCGTTACGTGTAACCGTGATGTCTTCGTAGCCTTCGAGTTCCTCTATGAGCTTCCCCCTCCTATATAATTCGTCGCTCAAAAGGTAACCTGTAATAAGAGCATAGTGTTGGACCCCTGTTGAAGACCTAAATTTGATATATGTACCTGGCTTAGCAATATGCCCGAAGGAGTCGTCGGGGACGGCTATTCGTAAAATATTCCTTCCGTACACGTTGACTATCTTGCCTATTTCGCGTCCCAACTTGCTCTACCCTAAGCGAGATAGTACATTCTCTCTTTAAAAACATTAGAGTACTGTTTCGCGCCCGAGGGGTTGGAGCAATCCCCTTAGAACTCCCTGGGAGGACTGCCACATCTTATACGCTAGTGCCTCGACGAGAGTGCCGGGAATAAGGGTTTTGTGGTGGACTAATGAGAGTGGTCTGGGGTAACCTCTCTTGGGATCACTCAGTGATGCCAGCGCTGCTAAGGCGCTCTCGACTCTCTCACGGGAGGCAAGGTCATGAGGGTATGAAGCCTGGAGCACAGGCCCGTGTCTCGAAACTTTAAGGTACACTATGTCAAACTTGTTCCACCTGTAAACCAGGCTTAGAGTTTCTCGGGACGCTACAGGCTCACTAGGCGGGTTAACGGGTCTCAAGGCTTTAGGGTTTTCGCGACTTTCAAGTATTATGAATACTTTTTCCTTTCCACTCCATAGGGAGTCTAAAAGAACAGTGTCGCTGAGCCAACTCTTTAAATCCAGTATTTCTGAGAGGAACCTACTTGTACTCTCCTTTGCTACCCAAAGGGGTAAGATGTCGTTCTCTTCGACATGTTTCAAGAAGCTGCCGAGCACTCGCAAGTAGAGGGTTGTCTCGGCGAAAAAAAGAGTATAGTCGATCAGGAAACGCTTCCCGAGCTTGTTCTCAATAAATTTATTGGAGGCAAGCTTGTCGTGAAGTTTTTCCGCAAGATCATAAATCGATGTAAATATGCTGTAAGCCGACTTATAGAATCCATGCATGCTTCTCTCTTTAACTATTCTCTCTATCCAGGTATCGACCGTTTCATCTATTATTTTGCCTGCGTCAGTGTCCTCCACTATACTCCGGAGAGTAACGTTCTCACCGGAGATTGATCTAAGCGTTTCAGAGAATAGCTGGGAGCTTGAGCCATAAGCTGAGAGAAGTAAAGCAAGGTAACTTCCGTCAAAAATCACAGCGTCCATCTCCATCGATGAAGCCCTAAGCGCCTCCATGATTTCTAGTGAACTCATTAAAAGGGCTGCGCGGGACTCACCATTCACCTTGGGGATTATCAAGTGTGTTAACAAGTGTTCACGTCCAGGCAGACCCTCCAAGTACTTCCTGGAAATAACGCCGAGTGATGCCACTGAAAACAAGGAGACGAAAGCCCCCTGTCTCTCGCTAATCGCGTGACTCCCGTCGATAAACCACAGCTTCTCCAACGGTTTGCCCTCGATACTAAGTGGTTCTTCTACTCTCTCACGTGCCTCCAATAGTATCCTATCCATCTCGGCGATAAAGGAATAGTGTCGAAGCTTCTCCATGATTTAATAACAATATACCTCCAGGGTGCTTATATTGTTACCCGTCTGTTAAACACTAAAAGTATATTTTTCACTTCGTGGTAGCGTTAACGATGTCATTAGCTTTTGACCCCGTTAAGTTCCTGGTCGAGCTAGTAAGGATACCCAGTGAGTCGAGCTATCAGGGGAGCGTTATTGTGAGGAAAAACTACCGTGAAGTCTCGGATTTAATAGAGAAGACCGCAACCGAACTCGGCTTAAGCGTTACGCGAATAGACCTTTTAGGAGGCGAGATACCAACCCTCTTGATAGGGCTTCAAAACGCTCCTAAGAGCAGGCCTAGTTTGGCTTTTGTGACTCACTACGACGTTGTTCCAGCGAAAGGTCCTTGGGAAGTCGAAGGGCTAAAGATTGATCCATATGAACCGGTGGTTAAAGGCGGGAAAGTTTACGGGAGAGGGGCAGCCGACGATAAGTCTGCGATAGCCTCAGTGCTAGATGGATTTATGGCCTTGAAGGGTTCTGAGGATAAGCTTCGCTACAACCCGTTTCTCATCGTCACTGGAGACGAGGAGGTAGGCGGCACCGGCATTAAGGCACTCTTAGAACAGGGATATAGATGGGACAAGG of Thermofilum uzonense contains these proteins:
- the prs gene encoding ribose-phosphate diphosphokinase; translated protein: MTVYALENSNGIAAGIARGIGDKLVQLEYKIFPDGESYVRVPQKPEGVAILVASLYPNPDKRIFELLMSVEAIKALSNEPLIAVVPYMAYARQDKRFLEGEPISIRVILKSLETLGLDGLVVVDIHKPSVLSEYTSIPSRNVFIDRLIAEYFHPKMRNSVVLAPDVGALERAKRVAAHLDAEYDYLVKERDRVTGEVKAMPKNLTVEERTVLIVDDIISTGGTMALAARTVLSQGAEKVYAACTHAVMVRGALDLLISSGISEVAATDTVPSPVSKISVVPAAVEELRSLLEELL
- a CDS encoding ATP-binding protein, whose product is MGREIGKIVNVYGRNILRIAVPDDSFGHIAKPGTYIKFRSSTGVQHYALITGYLLSDELYRRGKLIEELEGYEDITVTRNEVTAIVIGYARNGKLIKGVESLPAPGERIYTADTEELAGLLSKFDLDIGRLASALEVSFTLDLNMLVSRHFSILAMTGSGKSNTVAVLVSRILERYKHPRLLVIDTHSEYIPLTNLFPGKVRVYSPSGQMLEMLKVRYGIEPSPLEVPLWTLGFEEIAEILKLDSRATKQLLYLRDALLKLRRQKWSLATPNDPLHFTAQELLSSIGGDKTRDDSAIDLKLKIASLIEDPELKFITSPVLSEELYKRTPGDEPSKSIRAYAQIYQSLFSEGATIIALGGLPSEIQTTTVATILRALWRVASAHVQAGRVLPILVILEEAHIYAPKDREVPSKQIIEKIAKEGRKFGVGLGVVSQRPRELSPTLLAQCGTLIALRTSNPEDQRHIMSSVEDIVGELVQGLSSLSVGQALVSGAAAPFPAIVNIYSFADLYKTELGGKDVDWSTAWSEPQDFIDITRFLVSREDAHKREGVEESKKKNADLQEFFKKGS
- a CDS encoding DNA double-strand break repair nuclease NurA — encoded protein: MEKLRHYSFIAEMDRILLEARERVEEPLSIEGKPLEKLWFIDGSHAISERQGAFVSLFSVASLGVISRKYLEGLPGREHLLTHLIIPKVNGESRAALLMSSLEIMEALRASSMEMDAVIFDGSYLALLLSAYGSSSQLFSETLRSISGENVTLRSIVEDTDAGKIIDETVDTWIERIVKERSMHGFYKSAYSIFTSIYDLAEKLHDKLASNKFIENKLGKRFLIDYTLFFAETTLYLRVLGSFLKHVEENDILPLWVAKESTSRFLSEILDLKSWLSDTVLLDSLWSGKEKVFIILESRENPKALRPVNPPSEPVASRETLSLVYRWNKFDIVYLKVSRHGPVLQASYPHDLASRERVESALAALASLSDPKRGYPRPLSLVHHKTLIPGTLVEALAYKMWQSSQGVLRGLLQPLGRETVL